Part of the Thauera sedimentorum genome, ATGACGCTGGGCGTGACCGCCCGCATCCACTGGCAGGCGCTGCGGCTGTGGCGCAAGCGCGCCGCCTTTTTCCGCAAGCCCCTGCCACCGCTCGAGGAAACCACGCGATGAATGCCCTGGACACCACCCTGGCGCGCGAACTGCCGCGCCCCGATCTGCACCTGCTCGCGCGCCAGCCGCGCGCCACCCGCCTGGCGCTGGAGATGCTGCACCGCCTGGATGGCGGCGCGCTGGCGCTGGAACTGCCGGACGGCGCCACGCTGCGCCTCGGTCATGGCCCGCTCGCGGCCCACTGGCGGGTGCGTGAGCACGCGGTGTTCGACGCCGTGCTGGCGCGCGGCGACATCGGCCTGGGCGAGACCTGGATGGAAGGCGGGTGGGACACCGACCAGCTCACCGGCCTGCTCGGCCTACTGGCCGCCAACCGCGCGCAGCTCGGCCAGGCGGTGTACGGCCGGCGCTGGCGCCTGCTCACCCACCGGCTCGGCCACCTGCTGCGCGCCAACACCCGTAGCGGCGCGCGGCGCAACATCGAGGCGCACTACGACCTGGGCAACGACTTCTACGCCCTGTGGCTGGACCCGACCATGAGCTATTCGGCCGCGCTCTTCGCCACGCCGGACGAAGCGCTGGAGGATGCCCAGCGCCGCAAGTACCGCCGCGTGCTGCAACGCCTGGGTGCGCGCCCCGGGCAGACCATCCTGGAGGTCGGCTGCGGCTGGGGCGGCTTTGCCGAGGTGGCGGCCACCGAGTTCGGCTGCAAGGTGCTCGGCCTGACCCTGTCGCCGGCGCAGCTCGAATGGGCGCGTGCGCGCGCCGAACGCGGCGGCTGGCAGGCCATGGCGAACTTCGAGCTGTGCGACTACCGCGACGTGCGCGGCCAGTACGACCACATCGTCTCCATCGAGATGATCGAGGCGGTCGGCGAGCGCTTCTGGCCGGTGTATTTCGAGCGCCTCGCCGGCCTGCTGCGCCCCGGCGGGGGCTGCGTGGTCCAGGCCATCACCATCGCCGACGAGCTGTTCGCGCGCTACCGGCGCGGCACCGACTTCATCCAGCAGTACATCTTCCCCGGCGGCATGCTGCCCTCGCCGCAGGCCATCGAGCGCCAGGCCGCGGGCGCGGGACTCGCGGTGGCGGACGACTTCGCCTTCGGCGGCGATTACGCGCGCACCCTGCGGCACTGGCACGAGGCCTTCGTCGCACGTATCGGCGAGGTGCGCGCGCAAGGCTATTCCGAGCGCTTCGTGCGCATGTGGCGCTTCTACCTGTCCTACTGCGAGGCGGGCTTCCTGTGCGGCGACATCGACGTGCGCCATGTCGAGCTGCGCCACGCGCGGAGTGCCGGGTGATGCGCCGCGCCCGCAGCATCCTGCTGGTCTGCGCGCTGCTGTTCGTGCCGGCGGCCGGCGCCTCGCAAGGCCTGCCGGCGGAGACGCTCGCCTATGCGCCGCAGATGCGTCCCCTGGGCGCCGGGCCGATGCGCTGGTTCGGCCTGCGCCTGTACGACGCCGAGCTGTGGGTGAGCGGCGAGGGCTACGCGCCGCAGCGCCCCCACGCGCTCGCCCTGCGCTACCAGCGCGCGATCGACGCCGGGCGCCTGGTCGACACCAGCATCGACGAGATGCGCCGCCTCGGCGCCGGCGACGAGACGCGCCTGGCGCGCTGGCGGGAAGAACTGGCGCGCGCCTTCCCCTCGGTGCAGCCGGACGAGCGCATCGTCGGTCTGCACCTGCCGGGCCGCGGGGCGGTTTTCTGGCACCAGGGGCGGCTGACCGCCGAGATCGACGACGCCGAACTGG contains:
- a CDS encoding SAM-dependent methyltransferase yields the protein MNALDTTLARELPRPDLHLLARQPRATRLALEMLHRLDGGALALELPDGATLRLGHGPLAAHWRVREHAVFDAVLARGDIGLGETWMEGGWDTDQLTGLLGLLAANRAQLGQAVYGRRWRLLTHRLGHLLRANTRSGARRNIEAHYDLGNDFYALWLDPTMSYSAALFATPDEALEDAQRRKYRRVLQRLGARPGQTILEVGCGWGGFAEVAATEFGCKVLGLTLSPAQLEWARARAERGGWQAMANFELCDYRDVRGQYDHIVSIEMIEAVGERFWPVYFERLAGLLRPGGGCVVQAITIADELFARYRRGTDFIQQYIFPGGMLPSPQAIERQAAGAGLAVADDFAFGGDYARTLRHWHEAFVARIGEVRAQGYSERFVRMWRFYLSYCEAGFLCGDIDVRHVELRHARSAG
- a CDS encoding chalcone isomerase family protein is translated as MRRARSILLVCALLFVPAAGASQGLPAETLAYAPQMRPLGAGPMRWFGLRLYDAELWVSGEGYAPQRPHALALRYQRAIDAGRLVDTSIDEMRRLGAGDETRLARWREELARAFPSVQPDERIVGLHLPGRGAVFWHQGRLTAEIDDAELARHFFAIWLDERTREPALRARLLGEAAP